The window TTCCAAGGGAAATGATAAAAAAGGTCTATCGCTCGCAGGAAAGACTCAGAGAGATAATGAGCTCTGAGAAAAGAGATTCGTTGGAGGAGGAGGTTGTCCAGCTAGTGGATAGACTTTCAAGAATTGCAGGAATTCCCATTGAAAATTTCGGCGTAACCGGTTCGATTCTAACGAAGATTCATAATCCCGAATTTTCGGACATAGATCTTACGATTTACGGGGCTAAAGAATCTTTTATCGTTAAAGAATCCTTACAAAGTTTGAGCGAAGATCCGCTGGTTAAAAAGCTTCCTAAGGAAAAACTTAGAGAGTGGGCGCAGAAAATTTCCAAGTATTATAATCTCCCCGCGAAAGATGCTGAGGCTGTTGCTCGTAGAAGGTGGAACTATGGTTTTTTCGGTAGAAGATACTTCTCCATACATCCCGTGAGAAAAGACGAGGAAATAACTAAAAGCTACGGAGACGAGTATTATTATCCAGAAGGCGTTGTAGAGGGAGAATGCGTCATAAAAGATGTTTCTGAATCTTTATTCCTTCCGGCAATCTACAAGATTGAAAATGTTAAAGGTTTGCAGTTTAATATTGAGGAAATAGTTTCTTTTGAAGGATTGTTTTCCGGAATTTTAGAGGAGGGTGAAAAGGCAAAATTTAAGGGTAAACTCGAAAGAGTAGAAACTATAAAAGGAAAAACGTATTATAGAGTAGTCGTCGGAACTGCTGAAGTAAAAGACAACTACATCGTACCGGTCGTGTAACATGTTGAAGTGTAGAGACAGAGATGCTCCAGTATCAAAAGAAGGTATAATTTTTAGAGTTATGGGATACGATCATCCTCCCGGTTTTTGTATTTGCGATGTTGAATATGCTCCTGAGACTATCTATAAAAGCTATGAAAAGAGAGCATTGAGAAACGGTGGCAGAATTAAGTATTACAAGTTTTACTTCGACGGGGGGCTAAAATTCATCCACAGAAATTTTCCACAATATAGAACATACAGCGAATCTTTCAACACGTATTTCGTTGGGCTACACAAGAGCCAGATTGGTGAGCTTCGTAGACCTGATAAAAAGCTTCAAGAAATTTTTGAATCTGGAAGAAGCGATAAGCTTTTGACTGTTCTCAGGAATGTTCTAAGCGAAATACTTGAAATATCCAGCCTAAGATTAAGCGATTTCGGGGTTTTTGGTTCAGTCTTGCACGATATTTACAACGTGGAGTATAGCGACCTAGATTTCATAATATATGGTAGGAAGCAGGTTGAAGAGCTAAGGAAAGTTTTGCAATCTCTATACGAAGACTCAGGCACAGGCTTTAGAAACGAGTACGGAGGCTCAATTCCACCAGATTCCAGGTATAAAAGATTTAAGCATTTAACATTGAAAGAGTATATGAGGCATCAAAGGAGAAAACTGATTTATGCAGTTTACGATAAAGCATGGAGGCCTATCAAGCTAGAGTTTGAGCCTGTTAGAAAATGGGGTGAAATAAAAAATACTTATCCAGAAATTAAACGAGTAAAAAAGCTCTCAATGGTAGAAGCTATTTTCGAAGTAAGAGATGCCTCGCAGTCATACTTTATGCCTTCAATATATGAAATAGAAATATTGGAAGCCAAAAATTTACCTGAATCAGTTAAAATCGATAGAATAATCTCATACGTGGAAGAGTTTAGGTTACAGCTTGAAAAAGGAGAATATGGTATAGTAAAGGGATGGCTGGAGAAAATAGAAAAAGTTAGTGGCGAGACGCGCTACCAGATAACACTAACATATGGTCCAAAATACTTCGAGCAAGTGTTAAAAACTATAAATTATTTTCAGAAATAAACTTGTCAATTCCCTTTCTAGCCCCTATTTCAGAAGCAGCCCAAGACGCGATCTTAGCACCGTATCTAGCTGCCTCTGTAATGGTCCAACCTTTTAAAAGTTTGGCTATTAAACCTGCCGTAAAAGCGTCTCCGCAGCCTGTCGTATCGACAACTTTACCCGTTTTTACCGAAGAAATAGACCTTACTTCATCTTCCCCATATATCGAGCATCCTCTATCGCCTAGCGTTACTATCACATACTCCAAGCCTAAATCGAGTATATTTTTTATCTGCGCACCCGATGCTTTTAAAAACTCCCAGCTTCTCGAGTTTAATACTAACAAGTCAACATAAGGAAAAACTCTTTTCAGTTTGCTATAGCCCATTCTCGCGTAAGGCGTTAAAACCCTGTAAACAACTTTTCTACCTATTTTTTTAGCATATTTGGCAACAGCCTCGGCAACTTCAAGAAAAACCTCGCCAATGTATACTGCTCTGCTATCATCAATTAAATAATACTTCACGTCTTTCAACTCTGGAGAAAGAGCGAAGCCTTCACCCGCAGGTACGAATATGATTTTCATACCATCTTTATTTACGAGGATAAAAGCTTGGACTGTTCTTAACTTTTCATCGACAACAGCCCCTGAAATATCAACTCCAGCATTGCTCAAGGAGTTTAACGAAAACCTACCCCAATAATCTCCACCGACTTTTCCATGAAAAGCTGCTTTAAAGCCAAGTCGAGCCAAAATATAAGCCACATTAGCGGCAGAACCACCCGCCTCGACCATGTAAGCGTTGACAATTCTAGTTTCATCCCAAGCTGGTATTTCGTCAATGTAAATTATGTGATCGACAGCAATCGATCCTAAAACAGTTACATCAAACATTTTACTCTAATCATAAATTTGTTCAATATAAAAAAAAATGTAGGTTTTGGCTGTCTGCCAGGTTTAGCGTTTGGCGATTTTGGTCACTATCGCGTATGCTAAAAATCCATAAACTGCACCGCTTGCGGCTGCTAAAAATAGCAATATCGCAAAAACTTCCGGCGGATAGACTGAACCCCAGAGGAGTATATCTAGTAGTATCGAGGCAATTGAAGGTAAAGCTCCCGCTAAAACCGCTTGAAGAGTACCAAACTTTTTGTATCTTGTTGAGGCATAAGCTAATTCCGAGAATAAGCCTTGAAAGACAGCGTAGATCAGCGATGAAAAACCTCCTATCTGAGGTATTAAAGCTTCAACTAAGCCGGCTAAAGCTTCTCCCAAAAAAGCGGCTCCGGGTTTCTTGAGAAGCGAAGCTGCTAATGGAGCTGCCATATACCATATGCCGTAAGTGAGCAAAACAGCTACAGGTTTTCCGCCTATAGCTTTTATAGCGTAGTACGGGGTCCATGCAAAGGCGAATACTGCACCAAAAATAGCTGCTATTACGGCCAGCAGCGCCAAATCAACGGTTGTGTATCTAGCTTTCATAGTCTCAAGAGATTAATTCGGACTTGTTTAAAAATATTCTCTGTTAAAATTTTTCAGCTTTTTAACTGTAAAATTGTAGAAAATACGATCTCTATAAGGAGCAAGAATAAAAGAAAATAATCGTTTAAACCGAGTTTTAAACATGTTTTTTTAATCTTTCTCAGCGAGAATCCTCTTAGCTCTGCTGCGATCCCGATCCATCTTCCACGTTCTAAGCCTAGATTTAGGAGAGGCGAGATTAGAGATTCCCAATCCGATAGAGTTATAGGCGTGGCTCTGAAGCCTCTGCTTTTCCTTATTAATTGTATTTCAGCCAGATCTTTCTCGAATACTCTTAGCAATCTCAAGGATAGCGAAACCATAAAGGAAATATGTTTTGGAAATCCTAGCTCAGATTCTAAAGATCTTAACAAATCTCTCGGATTAGTTAACGAAGTAAATAGTAGCGTAGCGCTCAGCAGTAAACCCAATTTCAGGGAAACTTCTATAAATCCGTAAATAGCTCCTGTTCTAACTACTATTGGACCTAAATAGTAAAGAGGTTCTCCTCTGGCAAAAATCAACGCATTAACTAACACTCCTACAAGGCTGAGAATAAATGCAGCGACTAAAGACTTGAATCTTCTAATTCCAATAATTAAGCCTGCTGTTAAGTTTATCGAAACTAGCAAAGCTAAAGCTTCAATACTCTTAACTAGAAACGCCATAATCGTCAATGTCAGGCAGTATAAAAATAAAATAGAAGGGTTAAACTTCATTTCACAGCCTCCTCCACTGGTTGCTTTAAGTAACGTATTCCTTCTTCAATGCCAACTTCTCGCATGCTTTTATTCTCAATAATGAATACTCTATCAGCTATTTCTTCCACGACTCTAACATCGTGAGTTAACAAAATAAACGTGGATTTGTTTATAGAATGTTCAAGCCATTCAAAAAATTTTTGAATAAGTGAGGGATCAAGGCCCGCAGTCGGCTCGTCTAGAATTATAATTCGCGAATCATAAAGAGTTGCAAGCGTGAAGGTAAGCCATTTTTTCTGTCCAAAACTAAGCCTATACGGAGAATCGTCTAGGCTAGAAGCTATCCAATTCTCTACTCTAGATAAAAGTTCGTTAAATTCTAATCCAGTAAACTTTGAGACAGTTTCAAATTCTCTTCTAATCGAAGTCTTTACGAAAAAGTAGTCAGGCACTTGAGGAATATAAATAACCTTTTTAAGTAATTCTTTTCTGTCTAACATGTAAGGTTGCTCCTCGAAAACTGAAACTTTTCCAGCTGTGGGTTTTAAAAATCCGGCAAGTAGCTTGCCTAGAGTTGTTTTCCCCGATCCGTTAGGACCTACAACAGCTATAATCTCCTTCTCTCTTATATTAAAAGAAACGTTTTCTAAAATGAAAGGACAGGATTTACAGTATTGAAAGCTTAAATTCTCAACTTTAACTATTACCGTACCCTTTACGCTTTTATATTTGCGTTTATAGCTTGAATATTCGCTTGGGACTTTATCAACAATTTTTATTGTTTTATTTTCTAATATAGCAATTTTATCGGCGAGTTTGGTAAAATATTCGGGTTTATGCTCTGTAATAATTAACGTTTTGCCTTTTCTCTTCATCTCACGAACGTATCTTATAA of the Thermoproteales archaeon genome contains:
- a CDS encoding carbohydrate kinase family protein produces the protein MFDVTVLGSIAVDHIIYIDEIPAWDETRIVNAYMVEAGGSAANVAYILARLGFKAAFHGKVGGDYWGRFSLNSLSNAGVDISGAVVDEKLRTVQAFILVNKDGMKIIFVPAGEGFALSPELKDVKYYLIDDSRAVYIGEVFLEVAEAVAKYAKKIGRKVVYRVLTPYARMGYSKLKRVFPYVDLLVLNSRSWEFLKASGAQIKNILDLGLEYVIVTLGDRGCSIYGEDEVRSISSVKTGKVVDTTGCGDAFTAGLIAKLLKGWTITEAARYGAKIASWAASEIGARKGIDKFISENNL
- a CDS encoding ECF transporter S component, whose protein sequence is MKARYTTVDLALLAVIAAIFGAVFAFAWTPYYAIKAIGGKPVAVLLTYGIWYMAAPLAASLLKKPGAAFLGEALAGLVEALIPQIGGFSSLIYAVFQGLFSELAYASTRYKKFGTLQAVLAGALPSIASILLDILLWGSVYPPEVFAILLFLAAASGAVYGFLAYAIVTKIAKR
- a CDS encoding energy-coupling factor transporter transmembrane protein EcfT — encoded protein: MAFLVKSIEALALLVSINLTAGLIIGIRRFKSLVAAFILSLVGVLVNALIFARGEPLYYLGPIVVRTGAIYGFIEVSLKLGLLLSATLLFTSLTNPRDLLRSLESELGFPKHISFMVSLSLRLLRVFEKDLAEIQLIRKSRGFRATPITLSDWESLISPLLNLGLERGRWIGIAAELRGFSLRKIKKTCLKLGLNDYFLLFLLLIEIVFSTILQLKS
- a CDS encoding ATP-binding cassette domain-containing protein, which codes for MKEILRVHVKEAGYEEDKPILKDTTLVLNEGETLLLVGPTGSGKSTFIILITGVLTNLLYGYVKGSVKLFGINPLDPNDFKVVPRYVGVVLQSHELQLAMQTPIDEVLFTLENLGFKNPLEKAKKFLKIYGLSDKAEDDIETLSGGEKKRLCLAASTVHEPQLLILDEPTANLDPWGVGEIIRYVREMKRKGKTLIITEHKPEYFTKLADKIAILENKTIKIVDKVPSEYSSYKRKYKSVKGTVIVKVENLSFQYCKSCPFILENVSFNIREKEIIAVVGPNGSGKTTLGKLLAGFLKPTAGKVSVFEEQPYMLDRKELLKKVIYIPQVPDYFFVKTSIRREFETVSKFTGLEFNELLSRVENWIASSLDDSPYRLSFGQKKWLTFTLATLYDSRIIILDEPTAGLDPSLIQKFFEWLEHSINKSTFILLTHDVRVVEEIADRVFIIENKSMREVGIEEGIRYLKQPVEEAVK